The following proteins are encoded in a genomic region of Ornithodoros turicata isolate Travis chromosome 6, ASM3712646v1, whole genome shotgun sequence:
- the LOC135397246 gene encoding general transcription factor 3C polypeptide 1-like, translating to MDDTDFHECCIDEIALEGLDGITLEALWTRLQNRPQFPLAIDDDSKDFIWRTLIPDTRLRFYKLPTPRPKLIIYDRYQYLDPESGYVIEPDDLPEDPYPPKIITEEGVRGSCSTYYERVDVTNEVRASSQTSKEVEEQWGNTLVVVADQLTRERAIMGPNNSVQDMDLNDRKYAILERIGRSRYLGQTSQGKQDLTAFKETPANMFVHRKKLLQRNLVTKQVHYQKDSGGGSHTGSLMHLPRFYVERHTKMQVLIQEACRLLAAKPDKREVLQKIRADMGMKEGAFKKLLGVATPRYLNVRSMPFIEFFPNATEKECYTKNKKMRILRVVELVKYFQKGEEDEEEGDHAGEEDIIFFAPENFIYNLTPLEQAYRAVRKAGTAGISQSQLQVALTATKPEVRCLCKSLLKKGIVVTYMEDVGRQRVSKYFAKSIVPQSDVHKKYLVEKKRMMGHFEGQRPSKRRKLNEDISESGPSQPVSEENTMESTGTTESSHAEVLGSVPQGTPAVTVETDGKLEFSRKKLLDNSKVSFANGLQDEKTKHNVKKVFSYKKLMRANHIIEYVSKEQLVSDTTKLLKHLHKLEAEAGFSDKCDRVSLERLLCKLCKEGLLKSFRTILRMGTKEKKLQLICHPSVTKDDEIFKTTIEQAKFKYFAIHREPKKRPGTVETPREEEVPKLLYNPQMSRVYGAEPKFRRMHICYAFMHYMIYSYNGKLIESGDPDAPAQYHEDISWRTFVSPLPKSPNTPEGWCMFSDILLSLPLSIFVKIVSSLKYKIDGIEEYLQDDVRRHYLIRCLPVKLRNALLFARRYIYSVHETIKRLAYIGLLTFGPQRLKEKDQVYLYLHRRIRIKDTTISLPGYHQISPDTEYPVKEYFLQTQDDVNDFWMSTEQICVHTPLGTVQTAMRGQTITLQNLYKKPAMVEAVRNREFHEAVDDGNIPGDQLGAAGFDSALFPHLKRNWTYIASVQQKAVTGKNMSSSSKVTHVKGYLDYMSRTSKEAKRGSTPKQQQKQRLGRLQAMISRIAVYYPRDGSSNAQALSMPAIASDTASPLKATARTPPAPRKNKEQKKSGEVVRVLRKRGWNKERRPYYDEKDKEALRSMKTLRVSWTTQEDIMLLFCKVASLFLDPHQAKMVVPFSCIRDIIHEYFPDISKDKTSRACQRRLHFIMLNPATAANVSVFLCEARQDKKLTEMFHGPKPPRSAEEQWVKMLRTVIEHLREKFSKGPAERLGDHMLPQTVAELKERYNVIVSGNLGIDSWSCQEPHNVVDIHFNTVSLIIMSSFAADTGKSNWSLLLYRIYEQYPDKLIRSVSSRLKHKGVIAKKKCHAKKQLGSLSMSSLPFNLSNRFHYDLARRFLPECFSTMGELLVELFRQFHAGEKHTCAGNTDPSHAILLCNLIMSGNLTFSIEIPQTIVEFDQGVLDSVPCAPRPRRVPENLDDELPKDLEDEENAGLSEKSRTFRFETSGANVRTSRSFLYMLRQDMNKALELNTIRPQDYVAIRPCRVECSVRDDRFLPTCHVEAPTDKSYRMKIRSPVFDRVVQTQRTCIPPSYTSKDFVEDRVRSMFSHDQGLARKLYAWITQKKELGVVFSAICAEFSTEDTSKLREVLSTLVDEMAVVVVGVKCFRYVAAPYGKPWMVKSFKIPKDLRSRATSLGEEAVHRAKRPRVNAPDENVQHGISEASGSEEAGQQESQEDTSKGGPSRLGQMVEVEATSSEELIEVNMEIRKCSMMDETAKNCAISDSSTSDQSELLEEAENELATGSETSKETVDPDVSSQRESHKGARMVRSEPLGNAEGEPGTLKRAEEELANESQVPSNTPHPKTTARRKEAGKSGLEGPATCQEPGNPKEDSREPSAPKRDRTNCSATRPRSDGTDPQKGEKDRGTEGEPTEEDDDDQPGTSTGTPASRRRQPRNSRGSKDSSASPQPPPEHQERRGNAQKRTYYETASRNLNLDAVERILFVPRLWKKPDGTLNRSMFHTFLSATLSHIMDNPGITEDELAGSFSKQTEPPVQLLECVSILERLHCVRRHHLRGYNSRCTLFSKRRDMTVEETYRPGDKAFFEATEGAVAQFAAFTSHFLKTRDAT from the coding sequence ATGGATGACACAGACTTTCATGAGTGTTGCATCGATGAAATCGCACTCGAAGGACTGGACGGTATCACGCTCGAGGCCCTGTGGACGCGGCTTCAGAACCGTCCGCAGTTCCCGCTGGCAATCGATGACGACTCCAAAGACTTCATCTGGCGAACCCTCATTCCCGATACACGTTTACGTTTCTACAAACTGCCAACACCGCGTCCGAAACTCATCATTTATGACCGCTACCAGTACCTGGATCCTGAGAGTGGATACGTTATCGAACCGGATGACTTGCCCGAAGATCCCTACCCTCCCAAAATCATCACCGAAGAAGGGGTACGTGGCTCGTGTTCGACGTACTATGAACGCGTCGACGTCACCAACGAGGTCAGAGCTTCGTCTCAGACTTCCAAAGAAGTCGAAGAGCAGTGGGGGAATACACTGGTCGTCGTGGCAGACCAGCTCACTCGTGAACGCGCAATCATGGGCCCCAACAATAGCGTACAAGACATGGACCTGAACGACCGCAAATACGCCATCCTGGAACGCATCGGCAGATCACGGTACTTGGGCCAGACGTCTCAAGGGAAGCAGGACCTGACTGCCTTCAAGGAGACACCTGCCAACATGTTTGTTCACCGCAAGAAACTTCTCCAGAGGAACCTCGTCACGAAACAGGTTCACTACCAGAAGGACAGCGGTGGTGGGTCTCACACGGGTTCTCTGATGCACCTTCCGCGGTTCTACGTCGAACGGCACACCAAGATGCAGGTCCTCATCCAGGAAGCATGCAGGCTGCTTGCAGCGAAGCCAGACAAACGCGAAGTCCTTCAGAAGATTCGTGCGGACATGGGAATGAAAGAGGGTGCATTTAAGAAACTTCTGGGCGTTGCTACACCACGCTACTTGAACGTGAGGTCCATGCCTTTCATCGAGTTCTTTCCGAACGCGACCGAGAAGGAGTGCTACACCAAGAACAAGAAGATGCGTATTCTACGGGTCGTCGAGCTCGTCAAGTACTTCCAGAAGGGTGAGGAGGACGAAGAGGAGGGAGACCATGCGGGTGAGGAGGATATCATCTTCTTTGCACCGGAAAACTTCATCTACAACCTGACCCCGCTGGAGCAGGCATACAGGGCCGTGCGGAAGGCCGGGACAGCGGGAATCTCGCAGTCCCAGCTGCAGGTCGCGCTGACGGCCACCAAGCCGGAGGTGCGATGCTTGTGTAAAAGTCTGCTGAAGAAAGGCATCGTGGTGACGTACATGGAAGATGTAGGAAGGCAGCGGGTGTCCAAGTATTTTGCCAAGAGCATCGTGCCACAGTCCGACGTCCACAAGAAGTACCTCGTGGAGAAAAAGAGAATGATGGGACATTTCGAGGGGCAGAGGCCGTCGAAACGGCGGAAACTCAACGAGGACATCAGCGAAAGCGGTCCATCTCAACCGGTATCGGAAGAAAACACGATGGAGTCAACCGGCACCACGGAAAGCTCGCACGCGGAGGTGCTGGGCAGTGTGCCGCAAGGCACACCAGCGGTGACGGTTGAGACCGACGGAAAGTTGGAGTTTTCGCGGAAGAAGCTGCTGGACAATTCGAAGGTTAGCTTCGCAAACGGGCTGCAGGACGAGAAGACGAAACACAACGTGAAAAAGGTCTTCTCGTACAAGAAGCTCATGAGGGCCAATCACATAATCGAGTACGTCTCGAAAGAACAGCTGGTCTCCGACACAACAAAGCTCCTCAAGCACCTGCACAAGCTGGAAGCCGAAGCCGGTTTCTCGGACAAGTGCGACCGGGTTTCTCTGGAACGTCTGCTGTGCAAGCTGTGCAAGGAAGGACTTCTGAAGTCGTTCCGTACCATCCTCCGAATGGGTACGAAAGAAAAGAAGCTCCAGCTCATCTGCCACCCCAGCGTCACAAAAGACGACGAGATCTTCAAGACCACCATCGAGCAGGCCAAGTTCAAGTACTTCGCGATCCACCGAGAGCCGAAGAAGCGGCCGGGCACGGTGGAGACTCCGAGGGAGGAAGAAGTGCCGAAGCTCCTGTACAACCCGCAGATGAGCCGCGTCTACGGGGCCGAGCCCAAGTTTCGGCGCATGCACATCTGCTACGCGTTCATGCACTACATGATCTATTCGTACAACGGCAAGCTGATCGAATCGGGCGATCCGGACGCCCCGGCCCAGTACCATGAGGACATCAGCTGGCGCACCTTCGTGTCGCCGCTTCCCAAGAGTCCGAACACGCCTGAGGGTTGGTGCATGTTCAGCGACATCCTGCTGTCCCTCCCCCTGTCGATATTTGTCAAAATCGTCAGCTCTCTCAAGTACAAGATCGACGGCATCGAAGAGTACCTACAAGACGACGTCAGACGTCACTACCTCATCCGCTGCCTGCCGGTCAAGCTGCGAAACGCTCTGCTCTTTGCCCGGCGGTACATCTACTCTGTGCACGAGACGATCAAGCGATTGGCTTACATTGGGCTCCTGACCTTTGGTCCTCAAAGGCTCAAGGAGAAGGACCAGGTCTACTTATACCTGCATCGTAGGATAAGGATCAAGGACACCACCATCTCACTGCCGGGGTACCACCAGATCAGCCCAGACACCGAGTACCCCGTCAAGGAGTACTTCCTCCAAACGCAGGACGACGTAAACGATTTTTGGATGAGCACCGAACAGATCTGCGTCCACACGCCGTTGGGAACGGTGCAGACGGCGATGCGGGGGCAGACGATAACGTTGCAGAACCTCTACAAGAAACCGGCCATGGTGGAAGCGGTACGCAACCGAGAGTTCCACGAGGCGGTGGACGACGGGAACATTCCGGGAGACCAGCTCGGAGCCGCGGGATTCGACTCCGCGCTCTTCCCGCACCTGAAGCGTAACTGGACCTACATAGCGAGCGTCCAGCAGAAGGCCGTCACCGGAAAGAACATGTCGTCGTCTTCGAAAGTGACGCACGTGAAGGGATACCTCGACTACATGAGCAGGACATCGAAGGAAGCGAAGCGCGGGAGCACCCCGAAGCAGCAGCAGAAGCAAAGGTTAGGGAGGTTGCAAGCGATGATATCCAGGATTGCAGTCTACTATCCGAGGGATGGATCATCAAATGCGCAGGCGCTGTCCATGCCGGCCATCGCGTCGGACACCGCATCGCCCCTGAAGGCGACTGCAAGGACTCCTCCCGCGCCCAGGAAGAATAAGGAACAGAAGAAGTCCGGCGAGGTTGTCCGCGTGCTCCGCAAGCGAGGCTGGAACAAGGAGCGCAGGCCATACTACGACGAGAAGGACAAGGAGGCCCTGAGATCGATGAAGACCCTGCGTGTCAGCTGGACGACGCAGGAGGACATCATGTTGCTCTTCTGCAAAGTGGCGTCCCTTTTCCTCGATCCGCACCAGGCGAAGATGGTTGTGCCGTTCAGTTGCATACGTGACATCATCCACGAGTACTTTCCAGACATTAGCAAGGACAAGACATCGCGCGCGTGCCAGCGTCGACTGCACTTCATCATGCTCAACCCCGCTACGGCAGCCAACGTGTCGGTGTTCCTGTGCGAGGCCCGGCAGGACAAGAAGCTCACGGAAATGTTCCACGGGCCGAAACCGCCCAGGTCCGCGGAGGAGCAGTGGGTGAAAATGCTGAGGACAGTCATCGAACACCTGCGAGAAAAATTCAGCAAGGGACCGGCGGAGAGGCTGGGCGATCACATGCTTCCACAAACAGTAGCCGAGCTTAAGGAACGCTACAACGTGATCGTGTCCGGCAACCTTGGAATTGACTCCTGGTCGTGCCAAGAACCGCACAACGTTGTGGACATCCACTTCAACACAGTTTCACTGATCATCATGTCGTCGTTCGCAGCCGACACTGGGAAGTCAAACTGGTCTCTCCTGCTCTACCGCATCTACGAGCAGTACCCCGACAAGCTGATACGGTCAGTGTCGTCGAGGCTGAAGCACAAGGGGGTCATCGCGAAGAAGAAGTGTCATGCCAAGAAGCAGCTCGGGTCACTCTCCATGTCGTCCCTCCCCTTCAATCTATCCAATCGCTTCCACTACGACCTTGCTCGGCGATTCCTCCCCGAATGTTTTTCCACGATGGGCGAACTCCTCGTCGAGCTGTTCAGACAGTTTCACGCGGGGGAAAAGCACACGTGCGCGGGAAACACGGATCCGTCACACGCGATACTGCTCTGTAATTTGATCATGTCCGGCAACCTGACCTTCAGCATCGAAATTCCACAGACCATCGTGGAGTTTGATCAGGGCGTACTCGACAGCGTACCGTGCGCACCGAGGCCGAGAAGGGTGCCAGAGAACCTCGACGACGAACTGCCGAAAGACCTGGAGGACGAGGAGAACGCCGGCCTGTCGGAGAAGTCGAGGACGTTCAGGTTCGAGACGAGCGGGGCGAATGTCAGGACATCGAGGTCCTTCCTGTACATGCTGAGGCAGGACATGAACAAGGCCCTCGAGCTGAACACGATTCGACCGCAGGATTACGTCGCGATAAGACCCTGCAGGGTGGAGTGCAGCGTCCGGGACGACAGGTTCCTACCGACCTGCCACGTTGAAGCGCCGACCGACAAGTCTTACCGCATGAAGATACGGAGCCCAGTGTTCGACAGAGTCGTCCAGACACAACGAACGTGTATCCCACCAAGCTATACCTCGAAAGATTTTGTGGAAGACAGGGTTAGGAGCATGTTCTCGCATGACCAAGGTCTAGCCCGGAAGCTGTACGCGTGGATCACTCAGAAGAAAGAGCTCGGGGTGGTGTTCAGCGCTATCTGCGCAGAGTTCTCAACGGAGGACACATCCAAGTTGAGGGAGGTGCTGAGCACCCTCGTAGACGAGATGGCGGTTGTGGTTGTTGGGGTCAAGTGCTTCCGGTACGTCGCAGCTCCCTACGGCAAGCCGTGGATGGTGAAATCATTCAAGATACCGAAGGACCTTCGGTCACGAGCAACATCGCTCGGCGAGGAAGCTGTACACAGGGCCAAACGACCAAGGGTCAATGCACCTGATGAGAATGTTCAGCACGGGATTTCAGAAGCATCCGGATCAGAAGAGGCAGGTCAACAAGAATCACAAGAGGACACATCAAAGGGTGGGCCCAGCCGTTTGGGGCAGATGGTAGAAGTTGAAGCTACGAGCTCAGAAGAACTGATAGAGGTCAACATGGAGATCAGGAAATGTTCAATGATGGATGAGACAGCAAAAAATTGTGCAATTTCCGATTCCAGTACGTCTGATCAAAGCGAGCTTCTGGAGGAAGCAGAGAATGAGTTGGCAACCGGTTCTGAGACTTCTAAGGAGACCGTGGATCCTGATGTATCTAGCCAGAGAGAGTCGCACAAAGGGGCCAGAATGGTACGGTCTGAACCTCTGGGGAATGCTGAAGGGGAACCCGGGACATTGAAGAGAGCTGAAGAAGAACTTGCAAACGAGTCTCAGGTCCCATCAAATACTCCACATCCAAAAACAACCGCTAGGCGGAAAGAGGCAGGGAAGAGCGGACTCGAAGGACCCGCAACATGCCAGGAGCCCGGAAACCCCAAGGAAGACTCGAGAGAACCTTCAGCACCAAAGAGGGACAGGACAAACTGTTCAGCCACAAGGCCTAGGTCTGACGGAACAGATCCACAGAAAGGAGAGAAAGACCGCGGCACCGAAGGAGAACCGACGgaggaggacgacgacgaccagCCCGGAACCTCGACGGGAACGCCCGCGAGCCGTAGAAGACAGCCGCGGAATTCCAGGGGATCGAAGGACAGCTCCGCCTCACCACAGCCCCCGCCGGAGCACCAAGAGAGACGGGGCAACGCGCAGAAACGGACCTACTACGAGACCGCCTCGCGCAATCTCAACCTGGACGCCGTCGAGCGGATCCTCTTTGTGCCGCGACTTTGGAAGAAGCCCGACGGCACGCTCAACCGATCGATGTTCCACACCTTCCTCTCCGCGACCCTCTCCCACATCATGGACAACCCCGGCATCACCGAGGACGAGCTCGCGGGTTCGTTCTCGAAGCAGACGGAGCCGCCTGTCCAGCTGCTGGAGTGCGTGAGCATCCTGGAGAGGTTGCACTGCGTCCGGCGCCATCACCTCAGAGGTTACAACTCAAGGTGCACCTTGTTCTCAAAGAGACGAGATATGACCGTCGAAGAGACCTATCGACCAGGCGACAAAGCGTTCTTCGAAGCCACCGAGGGAGCCGTCGCCCAGTTTGCGGCGTTCACGTCACACTTTCTAAAGACCAGGGACGCGACGTGA